The Cottoperca gobio chromosome 6, fCotGob3.1, whole genome shotgun sequence genome has a segment encoding these proteins:
- the cers3b gene encoding ceramide synthase 2, with protein sequence MLQTVSEWLWWERLWLPAKVSWSDLEDSEGRVYAKASQLYAALPCALCLLLVRYLFERYLATPLANVWGVRDSVRLSAEPNSILENYLCSQAHAPSQADVRSLCKKNSWSEKRVQVWFKRRRNQERPGLRKRFCEHVNVLVSLLISCLSVLQGFSHTLAVNMKPWLYNLKEVWAGFPKQSMLPSQYYYYLLEMGFYLSLLLSLTFDVKRKDFKEQVIHHIATLTLLSFSWISNYIRIGTLVMAVHDSADILLEGAKVFNYAKWHRTANTMFVVFTALFMLTRLVIFPFWLIHCTWVYPLEESAPFFGYYFFNVMLLVLQILHLYWAILISQIVYKFIFSKLDGDDRSDEEEDDCESPKERNHKLSHINGSGARGRANGH encoded by the exons ATGTTGCAGACAGTCAGTGAGTGGCTGTGGTGGGAGCGTCTGTGGCTGCCAGCAAAAGTCTCCTGGTCTGATCTGGAGGACAGTGAAGGTCGTGTCTACGCCAAAGCCTCTCAACTCTACGCTGCTCTGCCCTGCGCCCTCTGCCTGCTCCTCGTTAGATACCTGTTTGAGAG gTACCTGGCCACACCACTGGCTAATGTTTGGGGAGTCAGGGACAGTGTACGTCTCTCAGCAGAACCAAACTCCATCCTAGAAAACTACTTATGCAGCCAAGCACATGCTCCATCACAG GCTGATGTGAGGTCTCTGTGTAAAAAGAACAGCTGGTCAGAAAAGAGAGTTCAAGTCTGGttcaagaggaggaggaaccaGGAGCGTCCAGGGCTTCGCAAGAGGTTCTGCGAGCATGTGAACGTCCTTGTCTCTCTTCTtatctcatgtctgtctgtgcttcAGGGTTTTTCTCACACTCTGGCAGTTAACATG aAACCTTGGCTTTATAATCTGAAAGAGGTTTGGGCAGGCTTCCCTAAACAG TCCATGCTGCCATCTCAGTACTATTATTACCTTTTGGAAATGGGCTTCTACCTTTCTCTGCTCCTCAGCCTCACATTTGATGTGAAACGGAAG GACTTCAAAGAGCAGGTGATTCATCACATAGCCACACTGACTCTTCTGAGTTTCTCCTGGATTTCAAACTACATCCGTATTGGAACCCTTGTGATGGCAGTTCATGACTCCGCTGACATACTGCTCGAG GGTGCAAAGGTATTCAACTACGCCAAGTGGCACCGGACTGCTAACACCATGTTTGTGGTGTTTACCGCTCTCTTTATGCTGACAAGACTTGTCATTTTTCCTTTCTG GCTGATCCACTGTACATGGGTGTACCCACTGGAGGAGTCAGCTCCCTTCTTCGGTTACTACTTCTTCAATGTGATGTTATTGGTTCTTCAGATACTCCACCTCTATTGGGCTATTCTCATATCACAAATAGTTTACAAGTTTATCTTCAGCAAG CTGGATGGCGACGACCGGAgcgatgaagaggaggatgattGTGAATCACCAAAGGAAAGAAACCACAAATTGAGTCACATAAATggctctggagccagaggccGGGCCAATGGCCACTGA